The Vitis vinifera cultivar Pinot Noir 40024 chromosome 3, ASM3070453v1 region TCCAGTCTGTAAGGCACTTGTACAGGAGGAAAAATTGGTTCCTCTTTATGGAAGGGGGAAAACACCTTCAGATCCAAGGTCTCGGTCGGTACCTGGCATCAATATTCCCAATCGCCCAGCGGGGCAAAGACCTGAGGTGGCTCCACGTCCAGATGTGAACCATTTTCCTCCTCCACAAGGATATGGTTTCATGGGGGGGTTCATGCCCATGGCATCTGCAAGGTTTGGAAACCTAACACTATCTGCTGCCTTTGGTGGTTTAATTCCATCCTTGTTGAACCTTCATGTGCATGGATTCCATGATGCCACTGTTTATGGAACAACTTCTGGATTTCCCTATGGATTTTCGAACTCCTTTCATGGGGGCCATGCTCATGggtttcatcatcatcatgctAGTCACGCACATCAGTCGGATTTTTCCTTTATGAAGAGGTGTCTCTTATTTATTGGTCTTCTTGTGATCATATCTCTTATTTGGATGTAGAAAAATATGCTCATTAGAGTCCAGTTGTTGTTGAGCGTGTAGGACTGCCATCTATGTTTCTGTATATGTTAGCACAAATGACTTTCTGGTGCTTGATGAATCATGTATGTGGTATCTTCTCAATGCCATTAGAGCTTAATTTTCAGGGTCACTGGCATCTGTAATGttcattttgaataaattgCTTGCAAGTTTTCTCCTTGCCCACCTCCCCTCATGCACCTGTGCTGGTTTAATTTGCTCTCTTAGTTTTTATTAGATGGTTTCCTTAATCCATGGTAAGGCTGCCATAGGTTTGCAATTTCATTGATATGCTTAgagatttgaaaattcatgtcTTCTTTGGTGATCATACTGTTTCTAAACACATGTGCACATTGAAAATGTTGTTAAGAAGCATGCATTTGGCAATTTGAGTGATATCAGTTATTCTTAGACAATGGGTGTTGGTAACTTGGTGTCTTATCTCGGAGGTCAGTCTCTGTTTGCTGGTTCCATTTCTTGACAATGGTATCTTTGATAGGATATGAGGTAGTGGACATAATAATGCCCTAACATCTGGCTTCAATGATCTGGTCATTTATGTTGACACTCAGTAAGAAGTTTTGGTGAACAAATAGAGTTCTCTTTTGGGATTGCATTGGTGGTTTAATTTCACTTTCTTTTAGGGTCTGGCTACAGTATCAAAGATTCACCTACCAACAGTTTAGATTTTTTCATGCAATTTCGAAGATATAGAGATTAGGAGTTCAGCGGTTACCTATTCGGTCttgatgtttttcttttttcttttaatcaattCATGTTATGGGTTTAAGTGTGTCCATGTGCTAGAGAAGAGAGCTGCAGTGTGATGGTATACTTatgtgaaaatttgaaatttatccTGTGGGCATATGAGCTTCTCAAAATTTTAGATTCAGGGTTATGGCTTCTATGTGTTGCTGTTTGGCCTCTTAAAGAATGTTGCAAGATACCCGTATGAACACATGAGTTAGTTGAAGAAGACTATGTTTGACAGTGATattgagaagtgtttttaacatttctaacacttgaaaatttttattttccaagtaTTAGAAAGGTCGAAAACACTTCTCAATATCACTGTCAAACGCACACGAAGTTGCTTTATCCCCCTCTTTTAATGAAAATAGATATGTAAGGCTGCCATGAGGTTAAATATATATGCCTGTTTACTTGAGCAGCCAGAGGGTACAATCACCATGCTATAAGCATGATTTGTGAAGAAAATCTTTTATTGACCAGAGGAAAATTGaaaatcttttctttcttggtttcttttttttattttctttctttccttttttgatTAAACCTAGCAGTATCTTGCGGAAACAATTTGGGGATGACTGAAAAAGAGGGCTGGAAGACATAGTCAAGGTCATTGAGTTGCTTTATTTGGTTCATTGGACCAATGCTCTATCTCTCTTTAAAGATTTCTAGAACCgttaaaaaatagatataattgaCCTGGtttggtaaaaaataaataaataaaaataaaaaatcatatataaattttcgtataataaagtaaaaaatattaaaataaaataaccaaaatacCATTTATTTGGCATTGTATGAAAGTATACTTCAAGCCACCTTTAAGGGTGTTCGAAATTATACTTTTAGACATACTATAGATGTCGGATCTTGTAAGTCTGAACACGACAAAAtcttttttggttctttttttgtcatttctcttccattctttcaaaaattcacttctaaattatttttagatgtttttttaaactattttatcaaaatttacataaatCATGAACCCTAAAATATGTTCAGGAGGTGCAAAATACTAGTAGTGtgtaaattaaaaacaaatgtatgaaaaatattggacttaattttgaatttatctCAAATATGTACAAAATAATAGGGTTTgttgttgagaaaaaaaattgaatgaaaaaggaagaagaaagtaTGTgccaaagaaaataatgagaaaggtttgaaaatttgtattggatatattaatataattggTGTTTTAAAGTGATTGGGCCGACCCAAATATAAATTAGTTAATGTTCTTCCTCTAAGAGcattaaataatacataaaagttatttttcttaatatggacattcccctttaaaaaaacatggaattatctcaTCTTTTTTAGCTTAAtacttcattttaaaattagtcaatattttattttgttagcTTAAAGGTTCCCTTAATCATGTTTTAGTGATAACAAATCACATTTAgcatattaacatttttaaaatcaagataAGCTTTAAGATATaatcaaaaaattcaaataggGAATCAAATCCATCATCCAAGAAGTGTAAAATCTAGAGAGCATGAAGACCATTTGAGCATAAGGACTTAATGTAAGAAGATCAtttgggtgcacttaggttttttaACTCATTCATGCATCATTTTCATACTTGTTTTAAGCTTTAAAGTCATATTTTTTGTGAATTCAAGTGTTAATCCAAAACCTTAGGCAAACTAATAAAATGTGTTTTATATAAGTGCCTAAAAACATTACTTAGTGTTAGAAAAAATtagaatgaaaaatgataaactTTTTAGCCAAAATTGTCCAACTGGTCGAAGAAGAGCTTAATTGGCTCAATCGGTTAGGGAATCGATTAATTGGTTACCCTTTCCCAATTGAGGACTGTTAAGAGGTACACAAAACCTACTTTCTCTTACATAAGGGTTGTCTTCCCAATTGAGGAGAACCCTTTCTCGATCAAGATCCAATCAAACTCTCAATAGTCACCTATCAAATATTAAATGTCCAACAACTAGTCAACTGATCGACTAGGAAAGACCTATTGGTGAAATTTTTTGTGTCAAGGTTGGAAAGCTAtgaataaataacttttttaaatttatgaaaaagagAACATCTGCATTTAATTCTCTAATTGCTTGTTTCTTACTTTCaaaactctctttctctcttagtgcattaaattatcttttacaaaTCATTCTAGTGCACTTTTGTTGTTCATCCTAACTTTTTTATACTTATTCATCAATTATGTAAGGTTGAGTGATCTTCTACTTATATCTATTGAAGTACGGATTGGGTGATAATATTTCAAGTTGAGGTTATACTTGAAGAGAAGTTGTAATGCCCATTAGAGCTTAGAAATCCAACTGTAAATACTTGAAAgtttggttgaaacttcaaatAAATGGAACTTTCACTCGAAAAGAATTGATATAAACAGGAattgtcaaaccactataaactgTATTTACATTCTTTTTATCTCTTTGTCTCTTTACATTTGTAACTCTATTAATAGTTTATTTTCAACCCTCTTCccctagagtttttttttttaatttaattagtcttttctttcaaatatttgattttaaaaaaatattaagaaatttttttaatttttttaattttttatgcttgatttatcataaaatatattaaaaataaatataatcaaaattattttaaaatttatgaatttttaaattattttaagaaaaaataagtcacatgaacttaaaaaaaatcataaattttgaaaGCTGTGCCTATGAAAAAGAACTCTGCCtacattggaaaaaaattaaacttcttTATGTAAGTTTGgattaaaattttggttaaaatatACAGGGGAgcagcttttaaaaaaaatataaaaggaaacataaattaaacaaaataattaaccAGTTAAAATTTAGTGGAATTATGTTaaattcttcaaaatgaaaaaaaaaataatgatataataaaaatcgaattaaaaaatattaaaattcatcttttgagacacaaattaatttttgaaaaattctttgaataataatatgataataaatattttgtatttaatgaaaaattgcaTTCCTTATTGCTGAATTTATTGACGTGGAATATAAAAGATGACAAATGAGAGCATAAACTTGAGTGACGTGGCAAAACCCAGAACAAAAAAATCTTTCTCATCCAGATAAACCACAACTACCCCGGAAAATGGTGGTTACTCTCCCTCTCAACTGAGGCCCTCTCTCAAAATCTTCATCAATGTACACTCTAAAACCCTCATTCTCCAAAACCCTTTTCCTCAAATCACCTCTTCTTCGATCCTCCTTCAAACCCCAATTCTTTCCCTACACTACACAAATTTCCAGTCCCTGCAGTAGCACACCTCTCTCTTTCAGCATCACCTGCAAGCTCAAAACCTCCGAGGATGGAAAGAGCAGCAAGAGTCTGGCCAAGAAGATTGTTCTGTCGGAGGGAGCACCGGCGGTGTCCGAGGACGGCGCCGGAAATGGGGAAGCTCAGCCGAAGCCGGCGAGTAAGGGGGGTGGCGGTGGTGGGGGTTTTGGGGGGTTGGTGAAGAGGTTCCCCAGAAAGGTTCTGTCTCGTCTTTCTAATTTGCCTTTGGCTATTGGGGAGATGTTCACTGTTGCAGCTTTAATGGCTTTAGGTATGCTGCTtacccctctctctctctctctctctctctctctctctctatatatatatatatagataagcACAAGTTTTGTGATTGTGAATTTTGAAGATGGTATTATATTGGGGAGATTGGAAGGTcaggaaaaatgtttttaatttagaaGAGCAAGGTAGACGAAGAAAAATGCTCAAAACTGGAATCCTTTCTTgagctttttcctttttttcttccctcCTTTTGAGAACCAAAAGAGGAAGAACATAGAAAAAATTAAGATGGCTGGAAAATGCCTTTTGTCTCTACAATAaattttttgcttctttttgtgGTAACAAATTTCACTAAGCTCATAaggttcttatattttataagtaGGAGCCTAGTATTCTATGAACTAAAATCCCTTTTAAGTTAATTGCtcatttttcaaactaaaattgccACCATGAGGCTTAAATGATGGTCTTTTTACCAGTATCAGTGTCAGGCTTATATAACcttttgcttcattttttgGTATAAAGACTCTCACATTGTCCCCTGATGCATGATTTGGTTTATTTGATGCTTATGCAGGTACTGCCATTGATCAAGGAGAGGCTCCAGattactattttcaaaaattccctGAAGATAATCCAGTCTTGGGATTCTTCACTTGGAGATGGGTTCTCACCCTTGGGTTCGACCACATGTTCTCATCTCCCATCTTCCTGGGAATGTTGGCTCTCCTGGCCACATCACTCATGGCCTGTACCTACACAACACAAATCCCCCTGGTTAAGGTTGCAAGAAGGTCCACTACTTTTTTTCTCTGCAAATCC contains the following coding sequences:
- the LOC100245178 gene encoding uncharacterized protein LOC100245178 gives rise to the protein MESEFGESTSGPSRGPSYTTNNSNDTGDFECNICFELAQDPIVTLCGHLFCWPCLYRWLHIHSHSHECPVCKALVQEEKLVPLYGRGKTPSDPRSRSVPGINIPNRPAGQRPEVAPRPDVNHFPPPQGYGFMGGFMPMASARFGNLTLSAAFGGLIPSLLNLHVHGFHDATVYGTTSGFPYGFSNSFHGGHAHGFHHHHASHAHQSDFSFMKRCLLFIGLLVIISLIWM